From a single Fusobacterium pseudoperiodonticum genomic region:
- a CDS encoding ABC transporter permease, translated as MELLEKDEEYISSLLKQGKKVEAIAFVKNKTGMNLKEAKDYIDKKNIAISEEDEQYLASLINENKKLEAVAFLHKNKDMSLEEAKNYTDSLILKKNVETNKKSGHKWGYIFNEKLNIYVPNLPRQKKLLKIMLSIFLVLLVTTLISLMFLDRSSDVKMIILRYSVLGILVLIITLPLIILNIHITENKLKKLENLEVSNQFEVKAFVSNFHLSLHVLLILIFIIIIPIFLFKIDYKDYKGIFYFFVLIAITVAGIYELLKILKYKKYSLNIDSREITLLYNKNEIKSIKIEKINFIKFYDKKTKRGGRTNIPSIVIFDMEKNIFTEMEVKISDYVLLKMYFEKHKIIVKDEFKKI; from the coding sequence ATGGAATTATTAGAAAAAGATGAAGAGTATATTAGTTCCTTACTCAAGCAAGGAAAAAAAGTAGAGGCTATTGCCTTTGTTAAGAACAAAACAGGAATGAATTTAAAAGAGGCTAAAGATTATATTGATAAAAAAAATATAGCTATTTCTGAAGAAGATGAACAATACTTAGCTTCTCTGATTAATGAAAATAAAAAATTAGAGGCTGTTGCTTTTCTTCATAAAAATAAGGACATGTCTTTAGAGGAAGCTAAAAATTATACAGATAGCTTAATTTTAAAGAAAAATGTTGAAACTAATAAAAAAAGTGGTCACAAATGGGGATATATTTTTAATGAGAAGTTAAATATATATGTTCCTAATTTACCTAGGCAAAAAAAACTATTAAAAATAATGTTAAGCATTTTTTTAGTACTGTTAGTTACTACATTAATTTCATTGATGTTTTTAGATAGAAGTTCAGATGTAAAAATGATAATTTTACGATATTCTGTTTTAGGTATTTTAGTTCTTATAATAACTTTACCTCTAATTATCTTAAATATTCATATTACAGAGAATAAATTGAAAAAACTTGAAAATTTAGAAGTTTCAAATCAATTTGAAGTTAAAGCTTTCGTTAGTAATTTTCATTTGTCTTTACATGTCCTATTAATTCTTATATTTATTATTATAATACCTATTTTTTTATTTAAAATAGACTATAAAGACTATAAGGGAATTTTTTATTTCTTTGTGTTGATTGCAATCACAGTTGCTGGTATTTATGAACTCTTAAAAATCTTGAAGTATAAAAAATATTCTTTAAATATAGATAGCAGAGAAATTACTCTGTTATACAATAAGAATGAAATAAAATCTATAAAAATTGAAAAAATAAATTTTATCAAATTTTATGATAAAAAAACTAAGAGGGGAGGAAGGACTAATATTCCCAGCATAGTAATTTTTGATATGGAAAAAAATATCTTTACTGAGATGGAAGTAAAAATAAGTGATTATGTCTTATTGAAGATGTATTTTGAAAAACATAAAATAATAGTAAAAGATGAGTTTAAGAAAATTTAA